In one window of Ptychodera flava strain L36383 unplaced genomic scaffold, AS_Pfla_20210202 Scaffold_41__1_contigs__length_1339820_pilon, whole genome shotgun sequence DNA:
- the LOC139128013 gene encoding aqualysin-1-like — MRLLLLALFVASAAAVELVPILSVQESVPNRYMIKIKDGYTVADLLKRLPKQAELKRTYEAVFNGIAVEAPKDVIQRMRNVDIIEYIEEDSIMRAACEWGCDRSNQRALPLDNNCNYYGNGAGARVYVADTGIRHSHVEFGGRADYFWDFDPSNGGEDCHGHGTHCAGTAAGEDVGIANGALVYSVRVLNCIGLGLTSNIVGGINAIAEGGTTPGIVSMSLGGGANQAMDDATRGVIAAGYPTAVAAGNDNRDACLSSPARVAEAETVGSTTSTDARSGFSNFGTCLDLFAPGSNVRSAYHTSDTAYQTMSGTSMACPHVAGVMTLHVASNRCSTGANCKTFLREESTKGAVSNPGTGSPNRLLYSD, encoded by the exons ATGCGTCTTCTCCTCCTCGCCCTCTTCGTCGCCTCAGCGGCAGCTGTTGAGCTTGTACCGATCCTGTCTGTCCAGGAGTCTGTGCCGAACAGATACATGATCAAAATCAAG GATGGCTACACTGTTGCTGACTTGCTGAAACGTCTGCCGAAACAAGCCGAATTGAAGAGAACCTACGAGGCTGTTTTCAATGGTATTGCCGTGGAAGCTCCGAAGGACGTCATCCAAAGA ATGAGAAACGTGGATATTATTGAGTATATTGAAGAAGATTCCATTATGAGAGCCGCATGTGAGTGGGGTTGTGATCGTTCAAACCAGAGGGCTCTTCCACTCGACAACAACTGCAATTATTACG GTAACGGTGCAGGAGCACGAGTGTATGTTGCTGACACCGGTATCCGTCATAGCCACGTCGAATTCGGAGGCCGTGCCGACTACTTCTGGGATTTCGACCCGAGTAATGGA GGTGAAGATTGCCATGGTCACGGAACTCATTGTGCAGGTACAGCTGCCGGTGAAGATGTCGGTATTGCCAATGGTGCATTAGTCTACTCAGTGCGTGTCCTCAACTGCATCGGCCTTGGTCTAACCTCCAACATCGTCGGAG gTATTAATGCAATCGCTGAAGGTGGTACAACACCAGGTATCGTTTCCATGTCTCTCGGCGGTGGCGCCAACCAAGCTATGGACGATGCAACTCGCGGTGTTATTGCTGCTGGATATCCAACTGCAGTCGCTGCCGGTAATGACAACCGAGACGCCTGCCTCTCCTCCCCTGCAAGAGTTGCTGAG GCCGAGACTGTTGGATCAACCACTAGCACCGATGCCAGATCTGGATTCTCCAACTTCGGCACATGCCTCGATCTTTTTGCCCCTGGTTCAAACGTTAGAAGTGCATACCACACTAGCGACACAGCATACCAAACTATGAGCGGTACCTCAATGGCCTGCCCTCACGTCGCAG GTGTTATGACACTGCATGTCGCTTCTAATCGATGCAGCACTGGAGCTAATTGTAAGACATTTCTTCGAGAAGAGTCAACAAAAGGAGCAGTCAGCAACCCAGGAACTGGATCTCCTAACAGACTCCTCTACAGTGATTAA